One window of Microtus pennsylvanicus isolate mMicPen1 chromosome X, mMicPen1.hap1, whole genome shotgun sequence genomic DNA carries:
- the LOC142840246 gene encoding paraneoplastic antigen Ma6F-like, with amino-acid sequence MRCPPRPPAMGLAILQDWCRWMGANAQRSLLILGIPDDCEEEEFQEAVQAALRPLGRYRVLGKVFRKEIGAKVALVEFADNLNQSLIPQQIPNDRGPWTVIFLPRVPDIELQDTFNFPAQAHGQALEGSSGGAGASGDEGSVGDEGFGDDEGFAGDEGSGSDEGSAGDEGSVDDGGAVGEAGAVGEDEAGAVGEARLSDEEGAAGDMGVAGILGAVGLAGAAGEAGGSGEEGPFDVAGGAHGAGAWTQQWGQAVQPILDNMAYQELRHFSGMEEPGCGGLSFESWLDHANDMLYMWRHISETERRRRLVESLGGPALDLLCELLEENPDTPAQDCLAALVQVFGNKDTITSSKF; translated from the exons ATGCGCTGTCCACCTAGGCCCCCTGCTATGGGACTGGCTATTCTTCAGGACTGGTGCAGGTGGATGGGTGCCAATGCCCAGCGCTCCTTGCTCATCCTGGGTATCCCCGATGACTGTGAGGAAGAAGAATTCCAGGAGGCTGTGCAGGCTGCCCTCAGGCCCCTGGGCAGGTACCGAGTGCTTGGCAAGGTCTTCAGAAAAGAGATCGGAGCAAAGGTCGCTTTGGTTGAATTCGCTGACAATTTAAACCAAAGTCTGATCCCCCAACAAATACCAAATGATAGGGGGCCCTGgactgtgatcttcctgcctcgggTCCCTGATATCGAGCTACAGGACACATTCAATTTCCCTGCACAGGCTCACGGGCAAGCTTTGGAAGGGTCTTCAGGTGGGGCAGGGGCTTCAG GTGATGAAGGGTCTGTAGGTGATGAGGGCTTTGGAGATGATGAGGGGTTTGCAGGTGATGAGGGCTCTGGGAGCGATGAGGGGTCCGCAGGGGATGAAGGCTCTGTGGATGATGGAGGGGCCGTGGGAGAAGCAGGAGCTGTAggagaggatgaggcaggagcagTAGGTGAGGCAAGACTGTCAGATGAGGAGGGAGCTGCAGGAGACATGGGAGTTGCAGGCATTCTAGGAGCCGTGGGATTGGCAGGAGCCGcaggtgaggcaggaggctcGGGTGAGGAAGGGCCCTTTGATGTGGCAGGAGGGGCACATGGGGCTGGAGCCTGGACCCAGCAGTGGGGCCAAGCCGTACAGCCCATCCTGGATAACATGGCCTACCAGGAGCTGAGGCACTTCTCTGGGATGGAAGAGCCCGGCTGTGGGGGTCTGTCTTTCGAGAGCTGGTTGGACCACGCCAATGACATGCTATACATGTGGCGCCACATATCCGAGACGGAACGGCGTCGGCGGCTGGTCGAGAGCTTGGGCGGCCCTGCCCTGGATCTCCTGTGTGAGCTTCTGGAAGAGAATCCAGACACCCCTGCGCAGGACTGCTTGGCTGCACTGGTGCAGGTGTTTGGCAACAAGGATACTATCACaagttcaaaattttaa
- the Pnma3 gene encoding paraneoplastic antigen Ma3, which yields MPLNLLQDWCRGEHLNTQRSMLILGIPEDCSEDEFEETLHEALRHLGRYRIIGRMFRREENAQAFLVELARDFDYALVPREIEGKGGPWEVIVNPPNSDDEFLNRLNHFLEEERRSVSDLNRLLGTHSNCSPNKAALSADFWAWAQTFGAVMQPLLEQMLYRELRVFSGNTATFPGLLAFDSWLEHTTEMLQMWQVPEVEKRRRLMECLQGPALQVVNVLRANNAAVTVKECLEALRQVFGPVESRRMAQMKFCKAYQEPGETVSSFVIRLETLLQKALEKRAIARRNVNQTRLKRILGGAILTGKLREKLKLMKQRRKPPGFLALMRLFHEEEEWEATMGAENSCPQGLEIGRERALFVPAFDSGLEKRPYQGSRRRRGRGQHRRGGVPRDRSQGARKRNYDTFCYSCGEEGHIRVHCLNPSNRTLVKQKRRAAMEMGNGAWAWEKSHPKPKTK from the coding sequence ATGCCATTGAACCTGTTGCAGGACTGGTGTAGGGGGGAGCATCTGAACACCCAGAGGTCTATGCTGATCCTGGGGATTCCTGAGGACTGTAGTGAGGATGAATTTGAGGAGACTCTGCACGAAGCTCTCAGGCATCTGGGAAGATATAGGATCATTGGCAGGATGTTTAGGAGGGAGGAGAACGCCCAGGCCTTTCTGGTGGAACTTGCACGTGATTTTGACTATGCGTTGGTACCCAGGGAAATAGAAGGAAAGGGTGGGCCCTGGGAAGTGATTGTGAACCCCCCTAATTCAGATGATGAATTTCTCAATAGACTGAACCACTTCTTAGAGGAAGAGAGGCGCTCAGTATCAGACCTAAACAGGCTCCTTGGGACACACTCTAATTGTTCACCTAACAAAGCAGCGCTATCAGCAGATTTCTGGGCCTGGGCTCAGACCTTCGGTGCAGTGATGCAGCCTCTGCTAGAACAAATGTTGTACCGAGAACTAAGAGTCTTTTCTGGGAACACAGCGACATTCCCAGGGTTATTGGCCTTTGATTCCTGGCTTGAGCACACCACTGAGATGTTACAGATGTGGCAGGTACCTGAGGTGGAGAAGAGGCGGAGGCTGATGGAATGCTTGCAAGGCCCCGCTCTACAAGTGGTCAATGTGCTCCGTGCCAACAATGCTGCCGTCACAGTGAAGGAGTGCCTGGAGGCCCTGCGCCAGGTATTTGGGCCCGTGGAGAGCCGCAGAATGGCCCAGATGAAATTTTGTAAGGCTTATCAGGAGCCAGGAGAGACAGTTTCTAGCTTTGTGATCCGTTTGGAGACCCTGCTCCAAAAAGCCCTAGAGAAAAGGGCAATAGCACGAAGGAATGTGAATCAGACCCGCCTTAAACGAATCTTAGGTGGGGCCATCCTTACTGGAAAACTTCGAGAGAAACTTAAGCTAATGAAACAGCGTCGGAAGCCACCTGGTTTCCTGGCCCTGATGAGGCTTTTTcatgaggaggaggagtgggaagcTACTATGGGGGCAGAGAATAGCTGCCCACAGGGGCTGGAAATAGGCAGGGAGAGGGCCCTGTTTGTTCCTGCCTTTGACAGTGGTCTTGAGAAAAGACCTTACCAGGGTTCCCGTCGCCGGAGGGGCAGAGGCCAGCACCGAAGGGGAGGTGTGCCCAGAGATAGATCTCAAGGTGCAAGAAAGCGGAATTATGACACATTCTGCTATAGTTGCGGGGAAGAAGGCCACATCAGAGTACACTGCTTGAACCCATCCAACCGGACCTTAGTGAAGCAGAAGAGACGGGCTGCAATGGAGATGGGAAACGGGGCCTGGGCTTGGGAGAAGAGCCACCCCAAGCCCAAGACCAAGTAG